In Phlebotomus papatasi isolate M1 chromosome 1, Ppap_2.1, whole genome shotgun sequence, the following proteins share a genomic window:
- the LOC129799845 gene encoding uncharacterized protein LOC129799845 translates to MQNLEVFMSDILPLLAKINKQPNIREIQMLNELLGKSNDVFAGKIYSNMLLPILSQIDSQELRNKPEIKEHLISTINNLLKRITVDKVDCFSTILIVLLKQIYDFQTGSLVKSSEEMKFAVLECVKTLSIRTSKDVIEKFFKPKNRKIVANLLFCCVQIVEQEGFAGLKISSIRCILSFLQIDDDSDEDDVVLRSEIADVIYMLLPRILKCLMETALRDTIKGHLVIALSIKAIGRIICLVLENNELDLEEKMINLEDFRKMILEDSSKDSGNSDILKAPLSGIPEDKILRKDPQWINAVSKKLKPFLAKLIIFAQNDHVKVRKKLLKGSAILLKKCSKTLPDCLQSLLEVIFVMSFDEDNSISSESREIIRSLKSHPRYEDFVKNAEATLNSVLLTLPQSILREDDHMQILGLTLLKGSLDFIPPNDLLTLISDELFLEKLSTVMILGAEINTKQEDLLAESITKGHPWRTPKWLSNKKSQEIFEELCKSFNKPEIIEIISRHFLGIFELRTQKSNEVLLILNNLIRSEDLKGSESTWKMEFLTEVMRDIHWNLSLQVPGILTETSGEEFLTIEDVKFNIIHSCLILEAIGLCAQKLKTLFHPFLFKTFHRVLAKAGSSNSCVKAAALGALEDMKASFNLATIEEFVNLNSDYIIFYVNKFLRKDHSYDDGLGMLQIILEYSSKDSSTHFYLETILNSLLQDSAKVKDQSRLKAHFRIYQIFLTKIKHQIKEEDHSQNLEITSDDILEKWLEIWNQNDQIEEEEVEENNEPEDPDPKEPESIPSYIKLTESILKLVLKHISSKDQHLSLLSLELLTEGLLILRQKEEKLLPIVHLIWFPLTEKFKCENPVILRQCFKLLVILAKTSKDFIHNRTLSDVIPLINKYLTDVAKKSPGNAQQGLYTHTQEFKLIHTILSQYGQLISAIELKEKNLDDCLSCSLRFLDRNQHEDIQKVALEFFKSLLRYDSPMIYLKLHKYERIREKLEIN, encoded by the exons ATGCAGAATTTAGAAGTGTTTATGAGTGATATCCTCCCTCTTCTTgcgaaaataaataaacagcCTAATATTCGTGAGATCCAGATGCTCAATGAGCTCCTTGGGAAGTCCAATGATGTATTTGCCGGAAAGATTTACAGCAACATGCTCCTTCCAATTCTCTCTCAAATCGATTCCCAGGAGCTTCGGAATAAACCAGAGATTAAGGAGCATCTTATATCGACAATTAACAATCTCCTGAAGAGGATAACTGTGGACAAAGTTGATTGCTTCAGCACGATTCTCATAGTTCTCCTGAAGCAGATCTATGACTTCCAGACTGGGAGCCTGGTGAAGTCCTCTGAGGAAATGAAATTTGCGGTTCTGGAATGTGTGAAAACCCTCTCAATCCGGACTTCAAAGGACGTTATTGAGAAATTCTTTAAGCCTAAAAATCGGAAAATCGTTGCGAATTTGCTTTTTTGTTGCGTTCAAATTGTGGAGCAGGAAGGCTTTGCAGGATTGAAGATTTCTTCAATAAGATGCATCCTGAGCTTCCTGCAGATTGATGATGATTCTGATGAAGATGATGTTGTTCTCAGGAGTGAGATTGCTGATGTTATCTACATGCTACTGCCCAGAATCCTCAAATGTCTCATGGAAACTGCCCTCAGAGACACAATCAAAGGGCATCTGGTGATAGCTCTGAGTATCAAAGCCATTGGCAGGATAATATGCCTGGTTCTGGAAAATAATGAACTGGATCTTGAGGAGAAGATGATCAATCTTGAGGATTTTCGCAAAATGATCCTAGAAGACAGCAGCAAAGATTCAGGGAATTCGGACATTCTGAAGGCTCCCCTGAGTGGAATTCCGGAAGATAAAATTCTAAGGAAGGATCCTCAGTGGATCAATGCTGTGTCCAAGAAACTAAAACCCTTCCTGGCCAAGTTGATCATCTTCGCGCAAAACGACCATGTAAAAGTTCGCAAAAAGCTACTGAAAGGATCTGCAATCCTCCTGAAGAAGTGCTCAAAAACCCTTCCGGATTGCCTTCAGAGCCTTCTAGAAGTGATCTTTGTCATGTCCTTCGATGAAGACAATTCCATTTCTAGTGAATCCAGAGAAATTATCCGATCACTAAAGTCTCATCCGAGATAcgaagattttgtgaaaaatgcaGAAGCCACATTGAATTCAGTTCTCCTGACCCTGCCTCAGAGCATCCTCCGGGAAGATGACCACATGCAAATCCTCGGATTGACTTTGCTAAAGGGCTCCTTGGACTTTATTCCTCCGAATGATCTTCTGACCCTGATTTCTGATGAATTATTCTTGGAGAAACTCTCAACTGTGATGATCCTTGGAGCCGAAATCAACACGAAGCAGGAGGATTTGCTAGCTGAAAGTATTACAAAGGGACATCCCTGGAGGACTCCCAAATGGCTCAGCAACAAAAAATCCCAAGAAATCTTCGAGGAATTGTGCAAATCCTTCAACAAACCGGAAATTATTGAGATAATTTCCAGGCATTTCTTGGGAATTTTCGAATTAAGGACTCAGAAAAGCAATGAAGTCCTTCTGATCCTCAACAATTTAATAAGAAGCGAAGATTTGAAAGGGTCAGAAAGCACCTGGAAGATGGAATTCCTGACTGAAGTCATGAGAGATATTCACTGGAATCTCTCCTTGCAAGTTCCCGGAATCTTGACAGAAACATCCGGAGAAGAATTTCTGACAATTGAAGATGTCAAGTTCAACATAATCCATTCCTGCCTTATCCTGGAAGCCATTGGACTCTGTGCTCAGAAACTGAAGACTCTCTTTCACCCTTTCCTCTTCAAGACCTTCCACAGAGTCCTGGCCAAAGCAGGAAGTTCCAATTCTTGCGTTAAAGCAGCAGCTTTGGGCGCTCTTGAGGACATGAAGGCATCCTTCAATTTAGCCACAATCGAGGAATTTGTCAACCTCAATTCCGATTACATCATTTTCTACGTCAACAAATTCCTGCGGAAGGATCATTCTTACGACGATGGACTAGGAATGTTGCAGATTATCCTCGAATACAGCTCTAAAGATTCCAGTACCCATTTCTACCTGGAAACTATCCTAAACTCCCTCCTTCAAGACAGCGCAAAAGTCAAAGATCAATCGAGGCTAAAAGCCCATTTCAGGATCTACCAGATCTTCCTTACCAAAATTAAACATCAAATCAAAGAGGAAGACCACTCCCAAAACCTCGAAATAACTTCTGATGACATCCTGGAAAAATGGCTAGAGATCTGGaatcaaaatgatcaaattgaAGAGGAAGAAGTTGAAGAAAACAACGAACCAGAAGATCCTGATCCCAAGGAACCAGAATCCATTCCAAGCTACATCAAATTAACAGAAAGCATCCTAAAACTCGTTTTAAAGCACATTTCTTCAAAGGACCAACATTTATCCTTGCTGTCCCTTGAGCTTCTGACAGAAGGACTGCTAATTTTGAGGCAGAAGGAGGAGAAACTTTTGCCTATTGTCCATCTCATTTGGTTCCCTCTGactgaaaaattcaaatgcgAAAATCCTGTGATCCTAAGGCAATGCTTCAAACTCCTTGTTATCCTCGCAAAAACATCCAAAGACTTCATTCACAATCGAACCCTTTCGGATGTCATCCCTTTGATCAACAAGTACCTCACTGATGTCGCCAAAAAGTCTCCGGGAAATGCTCAACAGGGATTGTACAC gcATACGCAGGAATTCAAGCTGATCCACACGATTCTCTCCCAATATGGCCAGCTGATCTCTGCCATTGAATTGAAAGAGAAAAATCTGGATGATTGCTTAAGCTGTTCCCTGAGATTTTTGGACCGAAATCAACATGAAGACATCCAAAAAGTTGctcttgaattttttaaatctctttTACGCTACGATAGTCCTATGATCTACTTAAAACTCCACAAATATGAGAGAATACGGGAGAAATtggaaataaattga
- the LOC129798460 gene encoding uncharacterized protein LOC129798460 yields MLLPFVITASAGSPGTRLHVKSSKLPVKEKILKLLKLIKQLEHELLKAYPEIRRDRMILQSDRIRSPRPNYRQLIEDQLAKSPALGDLEEESMPEYSSVWKSSERSGSILESQEMDTEGLFEEGFAEPLPPGQYNVPDGDFAGIANDLSAIDEESSPELVTTDSRKGLRVSFFTSASDIGRESFPELSKSAIDQSESLEGISEIIDESSPELASSGPIEISETLGSDIQEESFPDISSSGAAGHYSSVDLFKTSASDILKESFPDMSSSVESSSKGFGDLSILGSQEMDTGDLFEGGIMEPEFQEDYQISGNLSEIDEESSPEFYSAASQRISQEISDSQQLQDVSMPQYSSFERSFSKSKGSKREESLFKSSLSEIFKESFPDFPDSSTDDSSRYSGDLGILESQEMDTGDLFQVSSFDIFSDYDKVHGTSIEELSAIDSESSPELSSGFTEDSLQIFDESFPDISSSLERSGFRRLASTGRSFLDKIEEESEIGRESFPEVSASVTDPSTDGSILQSHEMHTQDLFEDIMSPGQYQRKDLFGIEDELSAIDEESSPELYSSQIQEESFPEVSSSFDRSKERSSGRSRSRRDLLREVLTPGRRGDSRRSRPDSTSGRKSLPKSSRIRMNFRMEESSPNTTMRYALEIIDLQSKELQRTRTYFKEFMSKIENVMSTLRFSHERDLPKESIRRIFETLEGEMESFVGARKELPT; encoded by the exons ATGTTACTACCATTTGTCATCACTGCCAGCGCTGGTAGTCCGGGCACGAGATTACA CGTAAAGTCCAGTAAACTCCCAGTTAAAGAAAAGATACTCAAATTACTGAAGCTCATTAAGCAGTTGGAGCATGAACTGCTTAAGGCTTATCCTGAAATAAGGAGAGATCGTATGATCTTGCAATCGGATCGCATTCGAAGTCCTAGACCAAATTATAGACAATTAATTGAAGATCAATTGGCCAAGTCTCCGGCTTTGGGAGATCTTGAGGAAGAATCAATGCCTGAGTATTCTTCAGTGTGGAAATCCTCTGAGAGAAGTGGAAGTATCCTTGAGTCGCAAGAAATGGACACAGAGGGTTTGTTTGAAGAAGGCTTCGCTGAACCTTTACCACCTGGCCAGTACAATGTCCCTGATGGGGATTTTGCAGGAATTGCTAATGATTTGAGTGCAATTGATGAAGAATCCTCACCGGAATTGGTGACAACGGATTCAAGAAAGGGATTGAGGGTTTCTTTCTTTACATCTGCTAGCGATATTGGGAGGGAATCTTTTCCAGAACTTAGCAAATCTGCCATTGATCAGTCGGAAAGCCTAGAAGGCATTAGCGAAATTATTGATGAATCTTCTCCTGAACTGGCTAGTTCTGGACCCATTGAAATTTCAGAGACTCTGGGAAGTGATATTCAGGAAGAATCCTTCCCTGATATCAGTTCTTCAGGAGCAGCTGGGCATTATTCCTCTGTCGATCTCTTTAAAACATCTGCAAGCGATATACTTAAGGAGTCCTTCCCTGATATGAGTTCTTCCGTGGAGTCTTCTAGCAAGGGTTTCGGGGATTTGAGTATCCTTGGGTCTCAGGAGATGGACACGGGGGATTTGTTCGAAGGCGGAATAATGGAACCTGAGTTTCAAGAGGACTATCAGATCAGTGGAAATCTAAGTGAAATTGATGAAGAATCTTCTCCTGAATTTTACAGTGCTGCTTCTCAGAGGATTTCCCAAGAGATTTCTGATAGTCAGCAACTTCAGGATGTATCAATGCCTCAATATTCGAGTTTTGAGAGATCCTTTAGCAAAAGCAAAGGATCAAAAAGGGAAGAGTCTCTCTTCAAATCATCATTAAGTGAGATTTTCAAGGAATCCTTTCCAGATTTTCCAGACTCATCAACTGACGATTCAAGCAGATACTCAGGAGATCTGGGTATCTTGGAATCACAGGAAATGGACACAGGAGATTTGTTCCAAGTCAgctcttttgatattttttctgactacgaCAAAGTCCATGGAACAAGTATTGAGGAATTGAGTGCAATTGACAGTGAATCTTCTCCTGAATTATCTTCTGGCTTTACAGAAGATTCCCTGCAGATTTTTGATGAATCTTTCCCAGACATAAGCAGCTCTCTGGAGCGCTCGGGATTTAGGAGACTGGCTTCTACGGGGAGGAGTTTTCTGGACAAAATCGAAGAAGAGAGCGAAATTGGCAGGGAATCATTTCCTGAAGTTTCAGCTTCTGTCACAGATCCTTCCACAGATGGGAGTATTTTACAATCTCACGAAATGCATACTCAGGATTTGTTTGAGGATATAATGTCTCCTGGTCAATATCAGAGGAAAGATCTTTTTGGAATTGAAGATGAACTCAGTGCAATTGACGAAGAATCCTCTCCTGAACTCTATAGTTCCCAAATTCAAGAAGAATCCTTTCCGGAAGTATCATCGTCCTTTGATAGATCAAAAGAGCGTTCTTCCGGAAGAAGTAGAAGCAGGAGGGATTTGCTTAGGGAAGTTTTAACACCAGGTAGAAGGGGAGATTCTAGACGGAGTCGTCCTGACTCAACTTCTGGCCGTAAATCTCTCCCTAAATCCAGCAGAATCCGGATGAACTTCCGAATGGAAG AAAGTTCACCCAATACCACGATGCGCTATGCCCTCGAGATCATTGATCTGCAATCGAAGGAATTGCAAAGAACAAGGACTTATTTTAAAGAATTCATGTCCAAGATCGAAAATGTTATGAGTACTCTGAGATTCTCACATGAAAGAGATCTGCCCAAGGAATCGATCAGGAGGATTTTTGAGACACTTGAGGGGGAAATGGAATCCTTCGTGGGGGCTAGAAAAGAACTTccgacttaa
- the LOC129799846 gene encoding serine/threonine-protein phosphatase 5, which produces MSEENPSKNSNNIEIKDEKHPKAEEYKTQANTYFNKKEYDKAIEWYTEAIKLDPENAVYYANRSLAHLRQESYGYALQDAISAVKADPIYIKGYYRRAAAHMSLGKFKQALSDFEYVAKRRPQDKDAQMKFKECQKIINKQKFERAIATEKKELSLAQMYRDLDGISIEEDYTGPKLENEKVTVNFMLELMEFYKAEKKLHRKYAYKILCDVDEYFRKQPSLVDIKVPDSSKFTICGDIHGQFFDLMNIFKINGLPSESNPYLFNGDFVDRGSFSIECIFTLFGFKLLYPDHFFLARGNHESVTMNQMYGFTGEVIAKYSSTMSDMFTQVYNWLPLCHCINDRVLVMHGGLFSQDNVSLDDLRKIERNRQPPDEGLMCELLWSDPQPQIGRGPSKRGVGIQFGPDVTEAFCQFNKLDYVVRSHEVKHLGYEEAHNGKCITVFSAPNYCDTMGNMGAFITIKGDDLKPKFTTYEAVPHPNVKPMAYANSLLNLLM; this is translated from the exons ATGTCTGAGGAAAACCCAAGCAAGaatagcaataatattgaaataaaggACGAGAAGCATCCCAAAGCAGAGGAATATAAAACTCAAGCAAATACCTATTTTAACA AAAAGGAATATGATAAAGCCATTGAATGGTACACTGAAGCAATCAAATTGGACCCGGAAAATGCTGTCTACTACGCTAACCGGAGTCTAGCTCATTTGAGGCAGGAGAGCTATGGCTATGCTCTTCAAGATGCCATCTCGGCCGTCAAGGCTGATCCCATTTATATTAAAG GATACTACAGGAGGGCGGCGGCTCATATGTCTCTAGGAAAATTTAAACAAGCATTGAGTGATTTTGAATATGTTGCTAAAAGACGACCACAGGACAAGGATGCTCAAATGAAATTCAAGGAATGCCAGAAGATCATCAATAAACAAAAGTTCGAGAGGGCAATTGCCACTGAAAAGAAGGAATTGTCCCTAGCACAAATGTACCGGGATCTCGATGGCATTT CAATTGAGGAAGACTACACGGGTCCCAAATTGGAGAACGAAAAAGTTACTGTGAATTTTATGCTTGAACTAATGGAATTCTACAAGGCGGAAAAGAAGCTGCACCGAAAGTACGCTTATAAGATTCTCTGTGACGTCGACGAGTATTTCCGAAAGCAACCCTCCCTGGTGGACATTAAGGTGCCGGATTCGTCCAAATTCACCATTTGCGGTGACATCCATGGACAATTTTTCGATCTGATGAACATCTTCAAGATCAATGGACTTCCTTCTGAATCCAATCCTTACCTCTTCAACGGTGATTTCGTTGACCGAGGTTCCTTTTCCATTGAATGCATTTTTACGCTATTTGGCTTTAAACTCCTCTATCCTGATCACTTCTTCCTGGCCCGTGGCAACCATGAGAGTGTCACCATGAATCAGATGTACGGATTCACGGGAGAGGTTATTGCTAAGTACTCCAGCACAATGTCCGATATGTTCACTCAAGTCTACAACTGGCTGCCGCTCTGCCACTGCATCAATGATCGTGTCCTCGTGATGCACGGTGGTTTGTTCTCCCAGGACAATGTTTCCCTGGACGATTTGCGTAAGATCGAACGGAATCGTCAGCCACCGGATGAGGGGCTGATGTGCGAACTACTTTGGAGTGATCCGCAACCGCAAATCGGAAGGGGACCCTCCAAACGAGGCGTCGGCATCCAGTTCGGACCTGACGTCACCGAAGCCTTTTGCCAGTTCAACAAACTCGACTACGTGGTGCGCAGCCATGAAGTCAAGCATCTCGGCTACGAGGAGGCCCACAATGGCAAATGCATTACAGTGTTCTCAGCGCCTAACTACTG TGATACAATGGGTAACATGGGAGCCTTTATCACAATTAAGGGAGACGATTTGAAACCTAAATTTACAACCTACGAGGCTGTG CCTCATCCAAATGTAAAACCAATGGCGTATGCAAATTCCTTGCTGAATTTGCTGATGTAG
- the LOC129799847 gene encoding uncharacterized protein C14orf119: protein MSGNILTMDGELNYIVQWFNEWSELQRQDFLPILLECLSPEPYVNGLVGGMAEASCNDKPMSLFQCRVKLFREWSSKWPQNIKEKLSEKVAEIDPGFGDKFTSELQTLMTNGNGTNSSAPESDTSPVVPVAVQDN from the exons ATGTCTGGGAATATCCTAACGATGGACGGAGAATTGAATTATATAGTTCAGTGGTTTAATGAGTGGAGTGAACTACAGCGACAGGATTTTCTGCCCATCCTCCTTGAATGCCTCTCCCCAGAACCCTACGTCAATGGTCTTGTGGGCGGAATGGCAGAGGCATCGTGCAATGACAAACCCATGAGTCTGTTCCAGTGTCGG gtaAAGCTCTTCCGTGAGTGGTCTAGCAAATGGCCTCAAAATATCAAAGAGAAACTTAGCGAGAAAGTAGCCGAAATTGATCCCGGATTTGGAGACAAATTCACTAGTGAATTACAGACTTTGATGACAAATGGAAATGGAACTAATTCTTCAGCTCCAGAATCCGATACATCCCCTGTAGTCCCTGTAGCTGTTCAGGACAACTAA
- the LOC129799848 gene encoding transmembrane emp24 domain-containing protein bai yields the protein MRYISSKLLILCICVLSVQGIMFNLLPNTQKCLRDEMQPKQLIMGDYEVLDLPGQKVDYIVKDAKGHILSQKEQISKGKFTFSSEHHETFEICFISKVPPHQRGVTHDVLLSIKKGIETKNYEGYGEAAKLKPLEIDMKRLEDLSDSIVQDFAIMRKREEEMRDTNESTNSRVLFFSIFSMCCLLGLATWQVLYLRRYFKAKKLIE from the exons ATGCGGTATATATCATCAAAATTGCTGATCCTGTGCATCTGTGTACTCAGTGTGCAAGGGATAATGTTCAATCTCCTGCCCAATACACAGAAATGCCTCCGGGATGAGATGCAGCCCAAGCAACTCATTATGGGAGACTACGAGGTATTGGACTTGCCGGGTCAGAAAGTGGATTATATA gtAAAGGACGCAAAGGGCCATATTTTGTcacaaaaagaacaaatttcaAAGGGAAAGTTTACATTCTCATCGGAGCACCACGAAACCTTTGAGATTTGCTTCATATCAAAAGTACCACCAC ATCAACGTGGAGTAACTCATGACGTGTTACTCTCCATCAAGAAGGGAATAGAGACTAAGAACTACGAAGGG taCGGTGAGGCGGCAAAGTTGAAGCCCCTGGAGATCGATATGAAACGTCTTGAGGACCTGTCGGACTCAATAGTCCAAGATTTTGCCATCATGAGGAAGAGAGAAGAAGAGATGAGAGATACTAATGAATCTACCAATAGTCGTGTAttgtttttcagtatttttagtATGTGTTGTCTCCTGGGTCTGGCCACATGGCAAGTCCTCTACTTGAGGAGGTACTTTAAAGCCAAGAAGCTGATTGAGTAG